One genomic window of Melopsittacus undulatus isolate bMelUnd1 chromosome 15, bMelUnd1.mat.Z, whole genome shotgun sequence includes the following:
- the MSANTD2 gene encoding myb/SANT-like DNA-binding domain-containing protein 2 isoform X3, whose translation MAAPCGSSQLPAEPPLKVPKMEVLSPGSPSALSDGNRSLSDPSTPSGASPLGTGPPAGGAGRGGASPSVSFSPGAAAAAAAACRGMSWTPAETNALIAVWGNERLVEARYQQLEGAGTVFGSKAPGPAMYERVSRALAELGYERTPSQCRERIKTLRRCYSRVKEHGVGKRKSSYTFEQLEQVFGQGGWDSQPCQPVLINSSGLYQELESDSSTMEEFSQEDWGNHSQDLHCYQTGEQELDEIPTTKRTLKIKQESSEDAQKRDVMQNIMQILESVQLKWELFQSWTDFSRLHLSNKLAIFGIGYNTRWKEDIRYHYAEISSQVPLGKRLREYFNSEKPEGRVIMTRVQKMNWKNVYYKFLEITISEARCLELHMEIDWIPIAHSKPTGGNVVQYLLPGGIPKSPGLYAIGYEECHDKPPSSPSEHRAPDPGTETQGELEVPSPQASLRVDMESARIIYCYLGIAEVRTLQQCLFLHFQANTKTFSKDWVGINAFLSQNCLVEPGVSPKSIYIKFVEVERDFLSAGSLVECLEKAIGYPLKFNN comes from the exons atggcggcgccctGCGGCTCCTCGCAGCTCCCGGCCGAGCCGCCGCTGAAGGTGCCCAAGATGGAGGTGCTGTCTCCGGGCTCCCCCAGCGCGCTGAGCGACGGCAACCGGAGCCTCTCCGACCCCTCCACCCCCAGCGGCGCCTCTCCGCTCGGCACCGGGCCGCCGGCTGGCGGGGCCGGCCGCGGTGGGGCCTCGCCCTCCGTCTCCTTCTCGCcgggcgccgccgccgccgctgccgccgcttGCCGAGGGATGTCCTGGACGCCGGCGGAGACCAACGCGCTGATCGCCGTGTGGGGTAACGAGCGGCTGGTGGAGGCGCGGTACCAGCAGCTGGAGGGCGCCGGGACCGTGTTCGGCAGCAAGGCCCCCGGGCCCGCCATGTACGAGCGCGTCTCCCGTGCCCTGGCCGAGCTGGGATACGAGCGCACCCCGTCCCAGTGCCGGGAGCGCATCAAG ACCCTGCGTAGGTGCTACAGCCGCGTGAAGGAGCACGGTGttgggaagaggaaaagcagctaCACGTTTGAACAGCTGGAGCAGGTCTTTGGACAAGGAGGATGggattcccagccctgccagcctgTCCTCATCAACAGCAGCGGCTTGTACCAGGAGCTGGAGTCGGACAGCAGCACGATGGAGGAGTTTTCACAGGAGGATTGGGGAAACCACAGTCAGGATCTTCATTGTTACCAGACTGGTGAACAGGAATTGG ATGAAATCCCTACCACCAAAAGAACATTAAAGATAAAGCAGGAATCTTCTGAAGACGCACA GAAGCGCGATGTCATGCAGAACATTATGCAAATCTTGGAGTCGGTCCAGTTGAAGTGGGAGCTGTTTCAGAGCTGGACGGACTTCTCCAGGCTCCACCTTTCCAACAAACTGGCCATTTTTGGCATCGGGTACAACACCCGCTGGAAGGAGGACATCCGCTACCACTATGCGGAGATCAGCTCCCAGGTCCCCCTTGGGAAGCGGCTCCGGGAATACTTCAACTCGGAAAAACCAGAGGGTCGAGTGATCATGACCAGAGTGCAGAAAATGAACTGGAAGAACGTCTATTACAAGTTCCTGGAGATCACCATCAGCGAAGCCAGGTGCCTGGAGCTCCACATGGAGATCGACTGGATCCCCATCGCTCACTCCAAACCCACCGGAGGGAACGTCGTCCAGTATTTATTACCGGGAGGGATTCCCAAAAGCCCTGGATTGTATGCTATTGGATATGAAGAGTGCCATGACAaacctccctcctctcccagcGAGCACAGGGCGCCTGATCCCGGCACTGAGACTCAAGGTGAGCTGGAGGTTCCTTCTCCACAAGCCTCGCTCCGGGTGGACATGGAGTCTGCCCGGATTATCTACTGTTACCTCGGCATCGCCGAGGTCCGGACTCTCCAGCAGtgcctgtttttacacttccaGGCAAACACCAAAACCTTCAGCAAAGATTGGGTTGGGATCAACGCCTTTTTATCTCAGAACTGCCTCGTCGAGCCTGGTGTCTCCCCCAAATCCATCTACATCAAATTTGTGGAAGTGGAGAGGGATTTTCTTTCCGCTGGCTCATTGGTAGAGTGCCTGGAAAAAGCCATCGGATATCCCTTAAAGTTTAACAACTGA
- the MSANTD2 gene encoding myb/SANT-like DNA-binding domain-containing protein 2 isoform X2, with the protein MAAPCGSSQLPAEPPLKVPKMEVLSPGSPSALSDGNRSLSDPSTPSGASPLGTGPPAGGAGRGGASPSVSFSPGAAAAAAAACRGMSWTPAETNALIAVWGNERLVEARYQQLEGAGTVFGSKAPGPAMYERVSRALAELGYERTPSQCRERIKLHKRQSELVRNAEYTLRRCYSRVKEHGVGKRKSSYTFEQLEQVFGQGGWDSQPCQPVLINSSGLYQELESDSSTMEEFSQEDWGNHSQDLHCYQTGEQELDEIPTTKRTLKIKQESSEDAQKRDVMQNIMQILESVQLKWELFQSWTDFSRLHLSNKLAIFGIGYNTRWKEDIRYHYAEISSQVPLGKRLREYFNSEKPEGRVIMTRVQKMNWKNVYYKFLEITISEARCLELHMEIDWIPIAHSKPTGGNVVQYLLPGGIPKSPGLYAIGYEECHDKPPSSPSEHRAPDPGTETQGELEVPSPQASLRVDMESARIIYCYLGIAEVRTLQQCLFLHFQANTKTFSKDWVGINAFLSQNCLVEPGVSPKSIYIKFVEVERDFLSAGSLVECLEKAIGYPLKFNN; encoded by the exons atggcggcgccctGCGGCTCCTCGCAGCTCCCGGCCGAGCCGCCGCTGAAGGTGCCCAAGATGGAGGTGCTGTCTCCGGGCTCCCCCAGCGCGCTGAGCGACGGCAACCGGAGCCTCTCCGACCCCTCCACCCCCAGCGGCGCCTCTCCGCTCGGCACCGGGCCGCCGGCTGGCGGGGCCGGCCGCGGTGGGGCCTCGCCCTCCGTCTCCTTCTCGCcgggcgccgccgccgccgctgccgccgcttGCCGAGGGATGTCCTGGACGCCGGCGGAGACCAACGCGCTGATCGCCGTGTGGGGTAACGAGCGGCTGGTGGAGGCGCGGTACCAGCAGCTGGAGGGCGCCGGGACCGTGTTCGGCAGCAAGGCCCCCGGGCCCGCCATGTACGAGCGCGTCTCCCGTGCCCTGGCCGAGCTGGGATACGAGCGCACCCCGTCCCAGTGCCGGGAGCGCATCAAG CTTCACAAGAGGCAGAGTGAGTTAGTAAGGAATGCAGAATAT ACCCTGCGTAGGTGCTACAGCCGCGTGAAGGAGCACGGTGttgggaagaggaaaagcagctaCACGTTTGAACAGCTGGAGCAGGTCTTTGGACAAGGAGGATGggattcccagccctgccagcctgTCCTCATCAACAGCAGCGGCTTGTACCAGGAGCTGGAGTCGGACAGCAGCACGATGGAGGAGTTTTCACAGGAGGATTGGGGAAACCACAGTCAGGATCTTCATTGTTACCAGACTGGTGAACAGGAATTGG ATGAAATCCCTACCACCAAAAGAACATTAAAGATAAAGCAGGAATCTTCTGAAGACGCACA GAAGCGCGATGTCATGCAGAACATTATGCAAATCTTGGAGTCGGTCCAGTTGAAGTGGGAGCTGTTTCAGAGCTGGACGGACTTCTCCAGGCTCCACCTTTCCAACAAACTGGCCATTTTTGGCATCGGGTACAACACCCGCTGGAAGGAGGACATCCGCTACCACTATGCGGAGATCAGCTCCCAGGTCCCCCTTGGGAAGCGGCTCCGGGAATACTTCAACTCGGAAAAACCAGAGGGTCGAGTGATCATGACCAGAGTGCAGAAAATGAACTGGAAGAACGTCTATTACAAGTTCCTGGAGATCACCATCAGCGAAGCCAGGTGCCTGGAGCTCCACATGGAGATCGACTGGATCCCCATCGCTCACTCCAAACCCACCGGAGGGAACGTCGTCCAGTATTTATTACCGGGAGGGATTCCCAAAAGCCCTGGATTGTATGCTATTGGATATGAAGAGTGCCATGACAaacctccctcctctcccagcGAGCACAGGGCGCCTGATCCCGGCACTGAGACTCAAGGTGAGCTGGAGGTTCCTTCTCCACAAGCCTCGCTCCGGGTGGACATGGAGTCTGCCCGGATTATCTACTGTTACCTCGGCATCGCCGAGGTCCGGACTCTCCAGCAGtgcctgtttttacacttccaGGCAAACACCAAAACCTTCAGCAAAGATTGGGTTGGGATCAACGCCTTTTTATCTCAGAACTGCCTCGTCGAGCCTGGTGTCTCCCCCAAATCCATCTACATCAAATTTGTGGAAGTGGAGAGGGATTTTCTTTCCGCTGGCTCATTGGTAGAGTGCCTGGAAAAAGCCATCGGATATCCCTTAAAGTTTAACAACTGA
- the MSANTD2 gene encoding myb/SANT-like DNA-binding domain-containing protein 2 isoform X1 produces the protein MAAPCGSSQLPAEPPLKVPKMEVLSPGSPSALSDGNRSLSDPSTPSGASPLGTGPPAGGAGRGGASPSVSFSPGAAAAAAAACRGMSWTPAETNALIAVWGNERLVEARYQQLEGAGTVFGSKAPGPAMYERVSRALAELGYERTPSQCRERIKQLHKRQSELVRNAEYTLRRCYSRVKEHGVGKRKSSYTFEQLEQVFGQGGWDSQPCQPVLINSSGLYQELESDSSTMEEFSQEDWGNHSQDLHCYQTGEQELDEIPTTKRTLKIKQESSEDAQKRDVMQNIMQILESVQLKWELFQSWTDFSRLHLSNKLAIFGIGYNTRWKEDIRYHYAEISSQVPLGKRLREYFNSEKPEGRVIMTRVQKMNWKNVYYKFLEITISEARCLELHMEIDWIPIAHSKPTGGNVVQYLLPGGIPKSPGLYAIGYEECHDKPPSSPSEHRAPDPGTETQGELEVPSPQASLRVDMESARIIYCYLGIAEVRTLQQCLFLHFQANTKTFSKDWVGINAFLSQNCLVEPGVSPKSIYIKFVEVERDFLSAGSLVECLEKAIGYPLKFNN, from the exons atggcggcgccctGCGGCTCCTCGCAGCTCCCGGCCGAGCCGCCGCTGAAGGTGCCCAAGATGGAGGTGCTGTCTCCGGGCTCCCCCAGCGCGCTGAGCGACGGCAACCGGAGCCTCTCCGACCCCTCCACCCCCAGCGGCGCCTCTCCGCTCGGCACCGGGCCGCCGGCTGGCGGGGCCGGCCGCGGTGGGGCCTCGCCCTCCGTCTCCTTCTCGCcgggcgccgccgccgccgctgccgccgcttGCCGAGGGATGTCCTGGACGCCGGCGGAGACCAACGCGCTGATCGCCGTGTGGGGTAACGAGCGGCTGGTGGAGGCGCGGTACCAGCAGCTGGAGGGCGCCGGGACCGTGTTCGGCAGCAAGGCCCCCGGGCCCGCCATGTACGAGCGCGTCTCCCGTGCCCTGGCCGAGCTGGGATACGAGCGCACCCCGTCCCAGTGCCGGGAGCGCATCAAG CAGCTTCACAAGAGGCAGAGTGAGTTAGTAAGGAATGCAGAATAT ACCCTGCGTAGGTGCTACAGCCGCGTGAAGGAGCACGGTGttgggaagaggaaaagcagctaCACGTTTGAACAGCTGGAGCAGGTCTTTGGACAAGGAGGATGggattcccagccctgccagcctgTCCTCATCAACAGCAGCGGCTTGTACCAGGAGCTGGAGTCGGACAGCAGCACGATGGAGGAGTTTTCACAGGAGGATTGGGGAAACCACAGTCAGGATCTTCATTGTTACCAGACTGGTGAACAGGAATTGG ATGAAATCCCTACCACCAAAAGAACATTAAAGATAAAGCAGGAATCTTCTGAAGACGCACA GAAGCGCGATGTCATGCAGAACATTATGCAAATCTTGGAGTCGGTCCAGTTGAAGTGGGAGCTGTTTCAGAGCTGGACGGACTTCTCCAGGCTCCACCTTTCCAACAAACTGGCCATTTTTGGCATCGGGTACAACACCCGCTGGAAGGAGGACATCCGCTACCACTATGCGGAGATCAGCTCCCAGGTCCCCCTTGGGAAGCGGCTCCGGGAATACTTCAACTCGGAAAAACCAGAGGGTCGAGTGATCATGACCAGAGTGCAGAAAATGAACTGGAAGAACGTCTATTACAAGTTCCTGGAGATCACCATCAGCGAAGCCAGGTGCCTGGAGCTCCACATGGAGATCGACTGGATCCCCATCGCTCACTCCAAACCCACCGGAGGGAACGTCGTCCAGTATTTATTACCGGGAGGGATTCCCAAAAGCCCTGGATTGTATGCTATTGGATATGAAGAGTGCCATGACAaacctccctcctctcccagcGAGCACAGGGCGCCTGATCCCGGCACTGAGACTCAAGGTGAGCTGGAGGTTCCTTCTCCACAAGCCTCGCTCCGGGTGGACATGGAGTCTGCCCGGATTATCTACTGTTACCTCGGCATCGCCGAGGTCCGGACTCTCCAGCAGtgcctgtttttacacttccaGGCAAACACCAAAACCTTCAGCAAAGATTGGGTTGGGATCAACGCCTTTTTATCTCAGAACTGCCTCGTCGAGCCTGGTGTCTCCCCCAAATCCATCTACATCAAATTTGTGGAAGTGGAGAGGGATTTTCTTTCCGCTGGCTCATTGGTAGAGTGCCTGGAAAAAGCCATCGGATATCCCTTAAAGTTTAACAACTGA